The following proteins come from a genomic window of Aquimarina sp. MAR_2010_214:
- a CDS encoding efflux RND transporter periplasmic adaptor subunit: MKRNIYKIVILIFVFILCSCSEKNKQQIEIENRTMMDDRIQITQAQFEQSKMALGSLEEKEFPTVVNVNGMIDVPPENRAVVNATMGGYIKTTPLLIGDEVRKGQVLVTIENPQFLTIQQQYMEVNEQLTYLKAEYDRQVTMKAENITSHKNYLKAESEYRTAVARHKGLDKQLRMLNISPAKVREGLLSSVVSIYAPISGSITKVNVTKGAYVSPATLILEIIDNDHIHVELSVFEKDIMKVKKGQEINFKIPEASTSVYKAKVHLVGTSIESNRTIKVHGHLEDESDHNFLTGMFVEASIVTDAAFAKALPDEAIVTVDAVSYVLVLDEKQKDIFYFKQQEIDIETRYEGYSSIKSLEGFKPNTQFLAKGAFNLIGE; encoded by the coding sequence ATTAATTTTTGTCTTTATCCTATGCAGTTGTAGTGAAAAAAACAAACAACAAATAGAAATTGAAAATAGAACGATGATGGATGATCGCATCCAAATAACTCAAGCACAGTTTGAACAAAGTAAAATGGCATTGGGAAGCCTTGAAGAAAAGGAATTTCCTACTGTTGTTAATGTTAATGGGATGATAGATGTGCCGCCAGAAAATAGAGCTGTTGTAAATGCTACCATGGGCGGTTATATTAAAACTACACCATTACTTATTGGAGATGAGGTACGCAAAGGTCAAGTACTGGTAACAATCGAAAATCCACAATTTTTGACCATACAACAACAGTATATGGAGGTCAATGAGCAACTTACCTATTTAAAAGCAGAATATGACAGACAAGTAACTATGAAGGCAGAAAATATAACATCTCATAAAAATTACCTGAAGGCAGAAAGTGAATACCGAACAGCAGTTGCGAGACACAAAGGCTTAGATAAGCAGCTAAGAATGCTTAATATCTCCCCGGCCAAAGTTCGAGAAGGATTACTTAGTTCTGTTGTAAGTATCTATGCGCCCATTTCTGGTAGTATAACAAAGGTTAATGTAACCAAGGGCGCGTATGTTTCACCAGCAACTTTAATTCTAGAGATTATCGACAATGACCATATTCATGTAGAACTTTCTGTTTTTGAAAAAGATATTATGAAGGTTAAGAAAGGGCAAGAAATCAATTTTAAAATCCCTGAAGCATCTACAAGTGTATACAAAGCAAAGGTACATCTTGTAGGTACTTCTATTGAGTCGAATAGAACGATTAAAGTACACGGACATTTGGAAGATGAGTCAGATCATAATTTTTTGACAGGAATGTTTGTAGAAGCTAGCATTGTTACAGATGCTGCTTTCGCGAAAGCGTTACCTGATGAAGCTATTGTAACTGTAGATGCTGTATCATATGTTCTTGTTTTAGATGAAAAACAAAAAGACATTTTTTATTTTAAGCAACAGGAAATTGATATAGAAACAAGATATGAAGGCTATAGTAGTATTAAAAGTTTAGAGGGTTTTAAACCGAATACACAATTCTTAGCCAAAGGGGCATTTAATTTAATAGGAGAATAG